A region of the Culex quinquefasciatus strain JHB chromosome 1, VPISU_Cqui_1.0_pri_paternal, whole genome shotgun sequence genome:
CTGTCCcggcgtcgtcgtcttcgtcgtcgcCGTCCCGCTCCAACCCTGGAACTGCACCCGGCAAACCCGTCCGACGTACTGCAGCAACCCGGATGATGACGACTGAGGGTGGTGCGTTCCGTGCTGGAAGAATTTGTTCTGCGATTGTTCCGACAGAGTGTAAATACGGAGAAGCCGCCGCTGTACGGTTATTCAGCATTTAATGGTTTTCCGTCGCAGCACTACTCACGGGATTGAAACGGAACGGGACGAGGCACAGTGCCAGCAGGCACACCGgcacaaacatggccgccacgGCCAAGTGACGTTTTGTGCTGCTGGTACCACTTGTTGCCGCCATTGGACGGGACTAGAGCGTACTACGGAATGAGACGGAAGCCGTTTCGGTTGAAAATCGTAACAGTGGCGTTCGATTAAACTGATGAGGTGGATTGAGCACATCTATTCAAACATTTGTCAGTGCAAGGTACTTGGCAATTGAATTCGCTTTCGGGAAACCTTACAGGCAGTTGGCCATGTTTGTTCAGATGTTGTGCACGTTGTTACGAGGAGCGATTGCTTGGATTGGAACGTGGTTGGCAACACTTGAACCGGCGTAATTGCTTTGCAAGGACAGTTTTTGCTTCTGAGCTTCTTTTTAACTTCGttcaatccagaaaaaaaccATTCCTTATCAGCGTGCATTGTTTATCTAGTGGTTGAAAAACAGCtgcgacttgaaaaaaaaaacatttaaaaccaaACTTTGAGTTTGTCGAACATGAAATGAATGTTTGATTTGTTATTTTAGTCGAActtaaatcacaaaattttattaaaaaaggtGGATTCGATAAATCGATTTTACGTAATTGGAATGACCGAACGTCAAATAATAGTTGTCAAACTAACGTACTTTGACTTTCTTGTTTTTGACAGCTGGCAGACGGTCCAAACTACCCTTTGGTGACACTCTGACGAGGTTTTGATCCTTTTTGTGTTAAATCTTAGTTATTTCAGTAGGCCTAGAAAACCttataatttgtattatttttcgacattatgacaaaattatgtaccaaaattttaatatctTTTTATCAGCCCccataaaaataacataaaataattgccagtcataaatttaaaaacaaaatatttatgtcTCTATCGAAAACAGAATTATCTTGTGATATCATAAATTAAACGCATAAACGCTCTTATTCaacgaaccaaaaaaaaagtcgacAAATCGGGTTAAATTGCCCGCAAAATATCGCGTAATTAATATCGCTAACCTGTCATAAATGATACCGTTAACGAAGCACTGAAACAAAGCAACAAAAGAGACAGACTATGGTTAAGCTcacctagcaaaaaaaaaaaatgtttttttttcggattttccaTCAAAATAAGGTTGAAAACCAATTAAATTAActgaatgtatgacaaaaggtgataaggtcgaatggacaaaaggtcgaatggacaaaaggtcgaatggacaaaagttcGAATGAACaaaaggtcaaattaaaaaaatataattttacaaaacaaagcCTTTGACGTGAGCCTAAATGCACAAATATGGTAAAGCATCTACGTAAAGGATTGTTGGAGACTTTTAAATAGGGGGGAATAGAAGGTgtttatctttaaaaatataaataaatacgatAATTTTTTTATACACGCATCTATGAGTTTGAAGTTAGATTTTTCTTAGGATCTATTGTGACCATGAAAGATAGATTGAAATGCATTATAGAAAACTTGCAACATTATTTAAGAAGCAAGACTTTTACATTTTTAGatacaattttaatttgaattaatgtaaatgtctttaaaatattcaaacaatttttttgaagaacttttcatatttgaaagaatggataAACTCACAAACATATTATGATAGTCAAGAATtgattgctttttaaaaataaaaaataaacttccaaaatattttagaagtcgagCTTTTTACCAAAGCGCTGCTCATGTTTAGAAGAATGGaacaactcacaaaaatattatgactagttagaaaaagttgttttgaacataaaataaaaacttgaaaaatattctagaagttgaactttttttttcggaataattgttcatatttgaaagaatggtaTTGTACGTTTCTCTCAaaagtacacgccgcgcggcatttccgAGCTGTGCcgtagacattgttgccagcgattttctgcacgtTTGATGCAATCAAAAACATTCCTGGCAACAATGCCaggcgattcgaagaagaagatcaacaaaatcaaaatgcGCAGTATGGGATTCGACAGCGAGCTTCTGgtgaaagtgcggcgcgtcgtttcgaggctgatatgccgcgtgtctttctcgggaatacgcgcaacaaaacttacaaaaatattgcGACAGTCAAGAATTggttttttgataaagaaaCTTAATAAATATTATACAAGTCAACTTTATttgaaagaactgctcatgttcaaaactcacaaaaatattttgacattcatgaattgattgcttttaaaaagaaaaaaaaaacttccaaaatattttagaagtcgaattttttttgaaagaactgCCCATGTTTGAATGAAtgaaataaccaaaaaaatattttgaaaatctatctatctatctcatgaagaattgaaaaactcagaaaaaattacgacaaacaagaataatttgcttttaaaaataaaataaaaacttgaaaaaacggTTTAGATGTCGAACTTATTTTGGAAGAACTGCTAATGTTTGAAGATTGGAAATCTTCTCAAaaatgggttggaagtttttctgtttattaaaaaaattatcattactaaAAGGGTGGATAACCCTTGGATaaacttacataaaaaaatcaaatttgtttttatgaaaatgtttttaaagatatttttataggtttataattttaattatttgttatttatttatattttttcacattcgactttttgtccatttgaccttttgtccattcgacttaATGACGCACATCCGGATAAGTTAACCCCGTTAACTCAGAAGCAAGGTACGTAGATTAAATAAGCCAAGTCGTGTTTCCCAACTGTCTAAAACTAGTTAGAACAAACCCCGAATTTCATAcagagattttcagaaaagtaaaatctttaaggggttacatacatgtacatcgtcaaaaaagtcagaggttagtatgagcgcacacttcaacattttttaaattcagtttttgcacatttttcgtcttgagagtcttcagcCAATTtagtccatcccatctcgagatatcatggcacccgtaaatcaactcggggtttagagaaaaacgccaacaaagtgTAACatcccgctttgcgcatggcaaaatttttagcttaaatcgcctcttaaatcgtctcttactcattttaatcatgaaatatcttcatgaaactttcaggagtgattaataatcatcttttgaatagatttaacaaatattctgtaatatttttttttgtgattttctacatgtatgtaaccccttaacaaacaatcaaatttaaccGAATTAGACTTAGACCCACCTTCAAGTATACCTatgtgggatgttgatcaaaaaattgttactcgattatctcgacatttttTCTGTACGGTTGTTTAGCATGCCAAATTGAATCGAAAAAcgcttttaaaacaatttttttaacaaaaaaattattaaaggcGTTTTTGATTCAGTTTGGAAATCAGAGAAATTTCCTGGACAAtggacaaaatttatttttttctgaaaaaatcttcaaataaaaTCCAGTTTTGGTGCTGATTATTTTTTGACAGCTGAAACACCCGCTTACCTTATCAAATCTATTTGCCTTGACCCACAAGATTTTCTTGTTGCCTTTAGGTCATTTCATCCATTTGACAGTACTTCTAACCTTCAAGTTGTCAACTAGATTGGTAACCCTCAGAAACATTTATTAGCAAATTCAATTCCATTCTTCAAAGCGATTAATTCAAAAGCCAATAAAGAAAATCAGCTGAGCCGAAGCGTTGCTTCAAAATTGTGGGAAAAACTGTTCACCAGTATTAAATTGAAACTGACTCGCTGTCGAGCGATTGGTCCAACATTAAGCTGCTGTAAACAGAGTCAGAGTCGGCCACCGTTAAACTGGGTTACTCAATTAGTGTTAGTGTGCGGGAAAGGGTAATTAATAAAATCTGATATTCGCGGAATAAATGCGAGTGTTTTGTGcaaattcagcgaaaatttaaACTGACATTCGGAAATTGAGGTggcatttttttacagtgcatAACCTCACACACCGCCTGGTCAGAGCGAGTGGTCAATTTCATCAGCCGTTTTCCCGAGGGGCAATCTATAAATAGTacccgcgtgtgtgtgtgtgagtgcatTTGTAGAGCATCTATTGGTTCATATTCAACACAAACAGACACCGTCGCTTCTGGTTTCAGCTGCATAGATTTATATTCGCAATTTTTGCgttagtttgaaaaaatctattttaagcaGGTGCTCATTACCGTGTAAACGTCATTTGACAAGTgtttaaaatgtcaaattttgccACAATAAAGCTCTGAACTGTCAATCTATGGTCAAAGGAGGCTGCGAGTTATGCGCGCGCTTCCCCTTAAGGAAAATTCCTCACCCCACCACGTCACCGTTTCGTTTTCCCACCTCGCCTACTTGGATGTGTGCGCACTTCAACGCAGCACAGCACACATGTGTGCTGATGTTGTGtgttattatcattattataggTTATGTCTCCATCGACGGTGGCACGAGCTTGAACGGAATCGAGCACCACCACTGCTGACCCACAATGGCCATTCAAACGGTGATCCTTTTATGCTGCTCTCCTGCTCTGCTGGCCATCTAGCTACTGACCGGAAATTGACCTAATAAAATCAAATGATTGATTGGGCGCTCGACTTGATTTGTTGGAGAAGCCGTACGCCGACTAATGAAGGAAATGTCATCCGCGTTGAGTTGACTCGGGAAGCGTACGGAAATTGATTTATTGACATATGAATGTATCAATTTggagttgattaaactttaaagcGATTGTTGGTTACTTCCTGTGAGCGTGTATTTTGAGAACTGTCAACAAAGATATACACTGAGGAAAATTTTACCGTCAAATTCATGAGAATTAAATTATTTTCGACGAATCATCATTCTGCTGTACGTTGCAGCTTTGGTCCAGCCATTCCAGTGGATTCCGTATCCGCCAGGTTTCGGTTGGAACAATCCGTTGAGGTTACTGAAAGTAAACACCAGGAATTCAATCGTTTACAAACAAACACCCCAACAAATACCCACTTGAAAACGCACGAGTTGTACCACCACCCTCCGAAATAGTGCTGGGCACAGTTCCTGCTCCAGTTGTCATTATCGCTGTCCACCGTGGTAAACTTCATACCCCCACTGTTACCCATACAATCGCCCATGGTTCCACCATAATCGCCCAGCTCCGCCAGCTGGTACTTCCCGCCCTCCCCATCGACCTCAAACCGATCGTACCTCGCCCACCCGTACTCCCCGGCCTCGTTTTTCAGCTCCACCATCAGCTCAAACTCACCGCCGCTGCGCGTAATTTGACTAATCGGCTCCAGCCCGAGCCAAAACTCGCCAAAGCTCGCCATCGCGCCAAATCCGTTCCGGTACTCGGTCCAGTTACGGTTAAAGTCGACCGAGCCGTCAAAGCGCTGCTGGATCACGAGCCAGGTGCCGTGGGACAGGGTGACACCGCACAGAACGGGGATCggggcgggcgccgttggtgacaGGGTGGGGAGCTTCAGCTGGAAAATTCCGGTCGAGGGGGTGTCTCGGCAGGTGGTGATGGTGCTGGATTGAGGGGAATACATTTCATCATCAAGACAAAATTAAATTACCTaaatcaagaatttttcaaaacaagcgAAATTTCGTGCTACAGACtttctttaaaatatatattgtgGGTAAACTCTCGTCAACGTTTATTGTTGTCAACAAAAAGCTGAgctccataaaattttgacaattcccgaaatccgtatttttagattttctttgtgtttgtgttgtttttttaagggaaataaaatgccattttaaaatttaatgcaaaaaaacgtGGCTATTGAAAAGTGCTTTCTTTGAAAAGCGCTTCGCTTTAGAAGTATGGCCTTTTTGAGTTCAGTTCGAAGACGACATcatcatttttcatatttttaatagtGCCCATGAATGtccatatctgaaaatatttcttcTAATAAAaagaattgttttgatttttttattatctgttaattttttgttgaagtTTTCAAAGTGTTACCAAAACTACACAAACCTTGACACTAACATTAAAAATGCCGATATCTCTGGAGCTAATGGTCCAATTATGCATGTCAAAAAATGACTCATTCATAAAATGTTCTGATttctttgacaaaaaaaaacaaaaaccttaaccaatttcaaaattcaagaccattttgaaaaaaaaaatatgttaaagaaatttaaggaaatttagtttttcaaagATATATCAACAAATTTGTAGagaattttgaaagatttaatcaaaatatcgaagcacctttcaaaaaactgtaaaaaaattaagaaattcagtaGAAATTGTACAGAAATTATGAAGAAACTATCAAGAATTGTTCAAATAgctaaacacttttttaaaattaaataaaaattttaaacttaaaaaaataacagaaattaaaaaaaaaattacgaattcaatgaaaattttaaggttgagaaaaaaaagaaagaaacgtaaataaatttcaatgaaaataaaaaaaaatgtttcgaaaaacttttttttaattttaagaaatagagaaatttaaaagttattttaaagaccttttgaataaatttaacaacattgaagcttttttttaaagaaatttaaagaaattttaaaaaagttttcaagaaatttaaaaacagtgaacgttttaaaatttcaaagttaaactcaaaacaaatttcaaaacaatttaatgaaatataatttcaaattttaaagaaattaaaaaaaatttaagaaattttcaatgaaatttttcgaaattttaaagaaatgttaagaaattttgaagaaattttaaagaaattctaaatttgtaatttaaaagaaattaaaaatttgtaatttgaaagaaattttaataaaactttgaagaaattttaaagaaacttaaaaaattttaaaagaaattttaaataaatttaaaagaaactttaaaatgatttttgataaactttaatgaaattttttaaacaataaacaagtaaagaaatttaaaagaaaattaaataaaaataaaaaaatatcgagaTTTGAAAGAAACGtagagaaattttgaagaagtttaaaaaaattcaaattcaattgtaaagaaattttaacgaaatttaatgaaatttaaaaaaaaattaaagaaattctaaatttgtagacattttcaaaaataatattaaagaaattttaaagaaattttaatgaaatttcaaagaattttttaaaggatttaagaaagttaaagtttaaattttaagaaattttaaagaaattaaaaaaaataacttaaacaaatcaatgaaattttattgttatttttaaaagaaattttaaagaaattataaggctagtacaaatatttttaaaagtatttgtctcccccccccctccccccttcaaaattggcccaaaaatcagggggcaaaataaatatttttaccccccttgacctcggccagggccgaaggacaaaaacttttttaaatatttgcatcggcctaaagaaataaaaaaaattaaaagaaaattttaagaaattttacagaaatttgaaagaatttttgaaggaattgaaaagaaattttgaagaaattttaaagaaattttgaagaaattttaaagaaattttaaagaaattttaaagaaattttaaagaaattttaaagaaattttaaagaaattttaaagaaattttaaagaaattataaagaaattttaaagaaattttaaagaaattttaaagaaattttaaagaaattttaaagaaattttaaagaaattttaaagaaattttaaagaaattttaaagaaattttaaagaaattttaaagaaattttaaagaaattttaaagaaattttaaagaaattttaaagaaattttaaagaaattttaaagaaattttaaagaaattttaaagaaattttaaagaaattttaaagaaattttaaagaaattttaaagaaattttaaagaaattttaaagaaattttaaagaaattttaaagaaattttaaagaaattctaaagaaattttaaagaaattttaaagaaattttaaagaaattttaaagaaatttcaaagaaattttaaagaaattttaaagaaattttaaagaaattttaaagaaattttaaagaaattttaaagaaattttaaagaaattttaaagaaattttaaagaaattttaaagaaattttatagaaattttaaattaaaaaaaagaaatttaaagaaattttaaatcaatttttaaagaaatttttaaagaaatttcgaagatattttaaagaaatttaaaaaaattaaagcaattttaaagaaattttttattaaattttaatgaaatttcaatgaaatttcaaagaaattttaaagaaattttaaagaaattttaaagaaattttaaagaaattttaaagaaattttaaagaaatttcaaagaaattttaaagaaatttttgagaaattttaaagaaatttttaaagaaatttttaaagaaatttcaaagatattttaaagaaatttaaaaaaaaatttaagcaattttagagaaatttttaattaaattttaatgaaatttcaaagaaattttgaagaaattttaaagaaatttaaaaaaaattaaagaattttaaagaaatttaaagaaattttaaagaaattttaaagaaattttaaagaaattttaaagaaatttttaagaaattttaaagaaaattttaaagaaattttaatttttctatttttgctcGCCGAGCATTTTTACtttctttgtttagattgatattttttggcgaaaaataacacaatttttaagCGTTTTTTCTTACGTTTCGGCAAAttccttcgggaagtcgcgtggttttgcctttcttactaccTTACTATTACTTTTATaaaatgtgtacaaagtacacatATGCGACTGCCGGTGGGTCAAAGAAATTTTGAAGTaatgttaaacaaattttaaaaaaataaaaaaaaaaaagaaatttcaaagaaattttaaggaatttgaattaaattttaaagaaattgaaaaaaaaattttatgaagaaaaaaaaataatttaaattaaatttaacttaattttgcataagaaaaaaaaattaaaaaaaacatagaaaatctaaataaattttaaaggaCCCTGGAATAAATTAATCTTGAAATATttgagattatttaaaaaaataaagatcatATCATTTTtaagaatcattaaaaaaaattacagagcattttaaaaaattaaagaaaattatttaaatcaaataaattaaggaaaataaattaaagaaaataaattaaatattaaataaaacttactttaaaaattaaaagaaagtgtaaaaaaaattataatatcaagattcttttaaaaaattacaatgaaattttaacaacattttttaaagaaaagtaaaaaaagtacaaaaaaaattaaaatcattttgaaaattgaaaaaaaaattgatcaaatttgaagttttatagatcttttgatatttttttttttgattttttggaccattttttaaagaagagtcaaaaaatttaagtacGCTCAAACCCCGTAGTTTGTCGcaaattgttgtcaaacgaacggggtcactttttagtttgtcaccccttttacacggagttcacaccccctaccaaacgtttgttttgtgtaaaaatgacagttcgtcacttttcagtttgactttgaccaaccaactgGGTAGAaacgtcaaaagtcaaacgaaaaagtgaccaaccaccgggttattttaaaaatttattaaaaaggtTATGAAATATTAAAggacttttgagttttttttaagggaatttgaaaatttggaattttgaaggtttttgaagaaatcgtagaagttttgaagagatattgaagaaaataaagaaattaaatttgaaataataagaattctgtgaaattttaaattgaaatttgaaagaaatgttTGATGTTGCTTTGATAAGTGGCGCTTTCTAGTACCTGAAAACTAATTTTTCTTCATAAGAGTGTATcttttaaaatgctaaaatgtgaaaaaattggGTTCAAACCAAAAATATCATTCTGTATGAAATAGCAAGCAAATAACTTTAGAAACTCACCTGGCATTGTTCACGACTGCACCAGCGTCATCAATGTTATCCAGCCGATTCTGATGGTCCACTAGTGCCCCAGTTCGTTCCACCCCTTCTAGAAGTTCCAATATCCGTGTAACGTTTGCTGATAAATTTTCCATCCGCTCATCCGTTGCAAGCTGATTTTCTCCCACGATAGTCTCGAGCTTCTCAAATAGTTGTGACactctgttgattttttttttaaattttagagatttttcgtGGTATGAATACAATTTTATAAAACTCACTTGTTTTCCAAATATTCCAACCGAAACTCAATCAATTCATAGCCAAACGGGCATTGTCCTGTACTGTCAGAAGCAATTGTaagttgtaaaaatagtaaCGCAAAAAACGTTTGCAGGAGAATCATTTTGATTGCTGCAAGTAGAAACGAATATAGATTGCTCTCTGACCTACGATCGT
Encoded here:
- the LOC6051864 gene encoding fibrinogen-like protein A — translated: MILLQTFFALLFLQLTIASDSTGQCPFGYELIEFRLEYLENKVSQLFEKLETIVGENQLATDERMENLSANVTRILELLEGVERTGALVDHQNRLDNIDDAGAVVNNASTITTCRDTPSTGIFQLKLPTLSPTAPAPIPVLCGVTLSHGTWLVIQQRFDGSVDFNRNWTEYRNGFGAMASFGEFWLGLEPISQITRSGGEFELMVELKNEAGEYGWARYDRFEVDGEGGKYQLAELGDYGGTMGDCMGNSGGMKFTTVDSDNDNWSRNCAQHYFGGWWYNSCVFNNLNGLFQPKPGGYGIHWNGWTKAATYSRMMIRRK